TAGCAATCTCATGAAGAATTAGTGAATGAATGATTGTTTACCtgcaaatattaaaaaaattgtctaatAATACTACCATtgacttggtttttttttttttttccgatcaaaGATTGATTATCCATTGAGGTCCTTTAAAAAtcagatttaatttttttttgcggtaaaaaacaaaaaccgatTTATATATCCTCAATGAGCTACAGGATTCATGCTTTATCATCTTCTAACAAATAGGAGGAGTAcatgatttttacccaaaacaaaaaatgttagGCCCCATGGAAAGTTTTGGCGTCATTGAACACGAATCTTTACTCCACCCGTGAACACAGAGAGAGCAGTTAAATACATTATACTAGTAAAATGAGAATTAATAagagcaatatatatatatacacacacgcacatatatatatatatatatatatatatatatatatatatatatatccctatATAAACACAaatacatggagagagagagagtggaacaGTGGAGTATGGGTGGAACATTTTTGAGGGATTAGGAcgcaaattttgttttttttaccaGGGATTCAGGCTTGGCTTCTGGGTAACATTTATGAGAGGAGAGGTGGAGCCCCATTTTGATCTTTATATCTCTCCGCTAGTGAcggtgtctctctctctctctctctctctctctctctcagtgtgTGCGTATATAAGTGAGAAACGTAATGGGAGGTTTCCCTTCCCTAATTCCCGGCGCAAGAAGGAGTGTTCAGCCAAATTAATTTAACCCTTTCTCCCAGATCTACATCTTGTTGGGTCGAAGGATCcgcgtgtgtgtgtatgtatgtatgtatgtgtatatatatatagacggagagagagagagagagagagagagagagagagagagaacgagtaTTGAAATATtccaagagagagagtgtgactTGTGATTGTTAAAACCAAGTTTTACTGCTACTAATTCGGGCTTTGGGTTGGgtctccttctctctccacaTTAATAGTGTACTAGTAGTTAATTAGGCGTTGAGgcaattctttttctttttttttttcggatttTGTTTTGGGTACAGAGACGTAATTGAGAATCACTGTTTGGATCGAACTCTACTACTACTACCTACCGGCGATCAAGCGTGTTTTTTATAGAGTGTTAAATTAATTACACTAGCGTATcacattaattaattagtagAGAGGGATAGATAGATATTGTATTAAACAGAGGaagatatatagatatatatatatatatatatatataaatatatatatcgtGGCTGCTGTGATTGGATCAACAGTAAACGAATCCCTCtgtttccctctctctctctctatctgaaATCTggaaggtagagagagaaagagagtgtcaaagaagaagaaagagtagTAGGAGGAGCTGGgagaggacaaaaaaaaaacttcggtTTTGTGGCGTTAATGACTCATGAAAACAACATCTTAATGCTACGCTGAATTCACGGGGCTTCGATCTTACGCTCTTTCGCCATCTGCATTTTTCAGGTACTGTTTTCTTCTGCCACTGCGTTTTCACTCCTTGTTGTCTACTGGTTTGGATTTATTGGTCACAATCTGTTACATATTCAATTCCTTCAAATGGGTTTTCGACCTTTTTGCTAATCTTTTCTGGGTTCCTCTTGATTTGGATTTATTGGCCGCATTTGTTACATATTCAAGTGTTTCGTATGGGTTTCTTAGTTTTTTGCTGATCTTTTCTGGGTTCCTCTTGATTTTCTTGTGCATTTTCTGGGTTTGAGGTAATTTATCTGGATTGGAATTCATTTGAAATGAAATTCTAGTGCATTTTCTGATAAGGGATTTAATTCTTAATATAATAGATACGAATTGAATGTAGCTTGTTCATCTTTCTcttaccaaaaaggaaaaaaaaaaaaacttgtttatCTTTCAGCTGTTATCGGAATCTGAATTGCTCAATCTTATTCATTCATTTGCCGATGCTACTCACTCATACTAGCCAGCAGTAGGAGGGTTTAATGATTAGGTTTAAGAAAACATGCCCATGACTATTAGATTTCTGCTCGATACTTCTGGATTTTGTGGATCTTGTGCAGAAAATGGGGAACCTATCTTACCCCAGGACACGGTTTGCTTTCTATAATGGTTTAGCTTATTTCACTAACCAAAGATAAGAACTTATCTGGGTTTCTCTGTTTTATAGTGAATTCTCTTGAATTTGCTCCTTGTGTGCTTAGCTCATCTAATTGAACAACTTTTGAAGGTTTCTTTGCATCTTTTTCAATCCATCTGTTTGGGGGTTTTTTTCAGGCTGGAAAATGTCAAGGCCACTACTTCGAGGTGTATCCGGCGGTGTCCGGTTCGCAGGGAAGAATGATTCCTGGGATGACTCTCAGATGAAAGAGAAAACGGAGAAGGAAGATTTGGATAAAATTCGTCCTTCTCCTGATCATACACACATGTCATTCCGATTTCCTTTTCGGTTACCTTTTCTGGATAATTCACcttctaaaaatagttttagTGAGAATAGTTTCACGACCGATCCCTACGCCACCGGAAGCTTGAGAAGTCGACATAAGTTAACTTTGTTGTTTCTTAAGTTCAGTTTAGTAATGATAGTAATTCTAGCTCTCACTGGATCCTTTTTGTGGACAATTTCAATTACAAGCTCATCAAGAGGCCACATAATACGTGGGAATAGGCGTATTCAAGAGAAACTTGTATCAGATTTATGGGATATTGGAGAGCTCTCTCTAGGTGCTTCAAGGTTTAAAGAATTGGATTTTTGTCCCGAGGAGTCTGAAAACCATGTTCCCTGCTTCAATGTTACAGAGAGTCTTGCTTTGGGTTTTCCTGAAAGTGAAGAGCACGATCGCCATTGTTTACAAGGATCCAGGCAAAATTGCTTGGTTCTTCCACCTGTCAATTACAAGATTCCTCTTAGGTGGCCTACTGGAAAAGATGTCATATGGGTTGCAAATGTTAAAATTACTGCACAGGAGGTACTTTCCTCTGGAAGCTTGACCAAGAGGTGAGTCGAGTGGAGTGTGTTCTTTTCCTTTGTCATGAAAGCATTGAGCATTAGTCCTGAAGTTATTTTTGGGTTTCAATTCTTCTGGGATGTAGGATGATGATGTTGGAAGAAGAGCAGATTTCCTTCCGTTCTGCATCGCTTATGTTTGATGGTGTTGAGGACTATTCGCATCAAATTGCAGAAATGATTGGCCTAAGAAATGAATCTAACTTGTTACAAGCTGGCGTAAGTAGATTTAAATTCCCATTACAGAATCAGCATCTTTGAAGTGTTCTGTTTTATTGCTTTGGCCTACTTCTAGCTCTTGGTACCTCTTGCGGTCATACTATACAATAACGCAAAATCTATGTTGTTCTCAATCATGTGCTGCTGAAATCCTTATCCATGCTAATGTTGATTGGGATACTTGGTTTACCATTCATCGATTTCATCAAAATTATAGTCAAGTGCAAGGATATTGAAAACCTTGCTTCTAGCGCAAACATCATAAAACCATATCATGATTACACTCTTTCCCAACTTATAATTGTTAGTTCATGGGGATGACAAAGTGCGTACCAAATAGTTACTGAGCTTGAGTCCAAATTGAAAGTGGACCAGTCCTTGAAAAGATTCAGTATGGACATTTACTTACCTTATTGTGAAAGAGTCTTGTTGGGATTTTTCAACTAGTTATCAACCGTGTAATGTTTTTTCTCTCCAAGTGATGGATTATTATTCATGTTCGTGTCGACAATGATTAACTGCTAGTTTGGCTAGGACCAACTAAGATTCTTTTGCGTTGATATTGAATTGGCTAAGTACTACTtatagaaggaaaaagaaagggcaATCTAACACATTCAACGCTTCACTTCAACGTTTCAGGTCAGAACCATCTCGATGTTATACATTGACACGTTCTCTAAATGTTTCAGGTTAGAAGCATCTTGGATATAGGATGTGGGTATGGTAGCTTTGGAGCACATCTCTTTTCAAAACAACTTTTAACCATGTGTATTGCAAACTATGAGGCTTCAGGTAGTCAAGTTCAACTGACTCTTGAAAGAGGTCTGCCCGCAATGATAGGTTCTTTTACTTCGAAGCAGTTGCCATATTCATCTCTTTCCTTTGATATGGTGCATTGTGCACGATGCGGCATTGACTGGGATCAGAAAGGTACGAGTCAAGTTCTAGTCATGAAAGCAATACTTCATGCTGGATACTCCACATGCTAGATGACTATCTTCATTTAGGATACAAAAATATTGTCGGCATTCAATGCTTTTTATATATAGTCATTCAAATGTTTTTCACTAGAAGACAACAACATCCACTACCAGGTAGGTAAAATGCTAAGAGAGACTTTCACCCCTAGTAATCATAAAATATGGTTAAGTAATGCATCTTCATTTTGTCGTCCTAAATTAATTTGCAAGTCTATGTGCTTCACTTCCGTAAGTCCGAAACTGTTTTTTTGGTTCAAGAAGCTACCATTGTTTTagaattttgattaattttttgctGCTTGTTCTACTTAAATTTCCTGGGGCTAGATTGTCGTTCGCCGTTGTTCATGGGCTATACTGTATATCCTCCTAGTATGTATTGACCGCAGAAAATGATCTCTCTCTTGACCGGGGTTGGGTGGTAGTATCATTCGAGTATTTGACATGCTTATCCCGGCCCTTTTTTGACATGCCGTATCCTACACTTTTTGGTCGTATAAAGTTCTCAAATCCTACATTATGCATTTTCTTAGATATGCTTAGGAAGCCGCCCTAAGGTATTTCTTGGCTTTGTTGAGTTGGCTAAGCTATTCTAGGTTGCTGGTAAGAGTAGAGATGCTGCAGATTCTTTTTTCCATTGAAGTCTGATAGGGGTTCTTAATGACTAAATGAATTGCATGTTTATAATAGTTTTGTTTTGGTCAACACTTTTGTACCATTTTAGGAGGGAAGTGTGCAGCCTTTGTTTCTATACTTGTTGCAAAGAAGATATTGAAAATGGCTGAAGTATCGCTGTCCTTAAAGATATATTGATAACGATATCATTTGTCTGATGTCATTTTtgttagaatagagttggacttagtcccacattggttgcttatgttatgtaactagtcgccacataatataaataaagctcacatgtgttagggttagttaacaccctatacacttttcctttctttctctcacaacatggtatcagagcgggatcTTAATCTTaatcctaaaccaccacaaCAATCCTAAACCACCGTAGCCTTTGTACATAATCCCTACAATCTTAGCCTAAACCCTAGTCTCTGTACAtaaaatcacaatcctaatCTTAGCCTCTACCTTAACCCTAATCATTAGTTCACAGCTGTTCACCGTCGGTACTGTTCACCGATTACTGTTCATCGTCGGCACTGTTCACCGATACTGTTCATCGTCGGCACTGTTCACCGATACTGTTCACCGTCGTACTGTTCATCGCGCACTGTTCATCATTGTTGGGTATTATTCCGTTACTCTTATGCACTGATTGTTCTagtaattttggattttttggtcaATCTACAGTTTATCCTCTCCAATAGATGGTAGTTTGGGTATGTTGAAGTCTGATTTCAATTGTTAGATTGTGTTGAGTTATTTGGTCTATGTTGGCATATGAGCTCTTGGTTGTTGCTTGATATTGGGATTATGTTGTTCGGTGGCTACTTTGGTTTTGTTGGATGCATGCGGTGTCGTGCTCTTGGTCGTTAGCCGGTCAATCAGTTccttatttcttgtttattggcCGTTTGTTAGTGGAGtatttggttggttgatctaTCGGTAGTTGACTAGTTGCCTCTCATTGTACGGTGATATGTTTGCAATGAAATCTGGTTCTGATTTTACTTCCGCTGATTCTGGTGATTTTGGTTCTTCATTTAGCCGTGATTATGGGTACAGTGGTCGTTTTGACCGCGTTTCTGGTGGTCATGGTTTTGGTCGTTGTGGATTTAGTCGTACAGGTCACATGTCAAGGAGAGGTGGCCATAGTCGAGGCCATGGTTATAGACTTTGTACTTATTGTGGGGGAACTAATCATACGGTGGACCACTGCTATGACCTACATGGTTTTTCTCAGGCTCATCGGGTTACTTCTCCCAAGGATATTAGGCAAGCTGCACGCTCCACTGCTATGGTGACTATTTCTATGGAGGAGTACCAACGCCTTGTGTCACTTCAGACAAGTTCCTCCATTGCTACGCTATCTCAGACAGGTTCTTCTAGTGCTTGTATTGCaacttctcatttttctgttccttgggttattgattctggtgcatctgatcatatgactggtaatTCTACTATTCTTTCTGGCCATCAGTCTATTGATAAACCATCTCGTGTTACCTTAGCAGATGGTTCTACCACTGATATTACTGGTTTGGGTTCGGTTTCTGTTACTTCTTCTTTGACTTTGGATTCAGTATTGCACGTTCCTCGTTTTCCattaaatcttatgtctgttagtaaacttactaaatctttaaattgctctgtcacatttcttcctcatggttgtgtgtttcaggatctcaagacggggcGAAAAATTGGTGGTGGTACTGAGCGTGGTGGTTTATATTACTTTACTGACAATGTTCACCCTAGTTCTGTTGCCTTTCAGTCTTCTGTGTCACCCTATCAACATCATTGTCGACTTGGTCATCCATCCCTTCAGAATCTTAAACGGCTGGTACCTTCATGTAGCCGTGTTGATGCTTTGCCttgtgaagtctgtgagtttagtaaacatcatagagtgtctttttatcctagggttgagAGTCGCGTAACCCGTCCTTTTCACTTAGTTCATTCTGATATTTGGGGTCCAATGCGTGTTCCTAATGTTTTTGGCTTTCAGTATTATGCTATTTTTGTCGATGATTATTCTCGTGTTACGTATCTTTATCTCATGAAAGAGCGGTCAGAGTTGTCTTCTATCTTTAAGTCATTTTATAtggaaatcaaaactcaatttgatacttgcattcgtatatttcgttctgacaatgcaggtgaatattttcataattctctttctaagttttttgatgaccatggtataattcaccaatcttcttgcgctcgaactccacaacaaaatggagttgccgaACGCAAGATTAGGCATTTATCAGAGGTTATGCGTGCTctattatttcaaatgcaagTTCCTAAGTCTTACTGGAGTTATGCTATTCTTACAGCATGTTACTTGATCAATCGTATGCCATCTAGCGTTCTAGGTGGTCAGATACCCCATACCGTTTTATTTCCTGGTcgccctctccactcattacccttacgAGTGTTCGGGTGCACCTGTTATGTTCATGCTCTGGATCCTGACCGGAacaaacttgatccacggtcaaTTCGGTGTATTTTTCTGGGGTACTCACGCACTCAGAAAGGGTATAAATGTTACTCACCATCTCTTCGTCgtcattttgtttgtgctgatgtcacatttaatgagtcattgcccTTTTACTCGGGTCACAGTACTCCAGTTGACCTTcctgagtctgagtctgtgttTCCTATTTGTGTACCATCTGGTCCTCCCTTGCAGGTGTATGTTCGTCGGCAACAAGTATTAACAGCCCCACAAGTACCAGCCACCACGCCTCCTCCGTCCCAAGATCCGGTTGCACcttcacctccacctccaccctcacctccacctccacctccgccATCACCTAGTCTTCCTATAGCTCTTCGCAAAGGTATTCGGTCTTGCACATCTCATCCTATTGTTCAGTTTGTTTCCTATGATCATCTGTCTCCGTCCCTTGgtgcttttactacttctatttcgtccatttttgttcctaacactgttcaggaggccttatctgtttctgagtggcggacagctatggagactgagatgtctgctcttcatgacaatggcacttgggagttggtttctcTTCCACCAGGAATGTCTACTATTGGATGTCGATGGGTATTTACCGTCAAGTATAATCCAGATGGCACAGTAGAACGGTACAAGGcccgtcttgtggccaaaggctaTACCCAGACGTATGGCGTTGATTATGCTGAGACTTTCTCTCCGGTGGCCAAGATTAACTCTATTCGCATTCTTATTTCTATGgctgccaatcttggttggcccttgTTTCAGTTGGACGTTAAGAATGCATTTCTACATGGTGACCTGCTCGAGgaggtttatatggagcaacctcctgggtttgttgctcagggggagcgttcTCAGGTGTGTCGCCTTCGCAAAGCCCTCTATGGTCTTAAGCAGTcccctcgagcttggtttggcaggtttagtgATGCTGTGTTGCAGTTTGGTATGCGTCGCTCTCATTCTGATCATTCTGTCTTCTCTATTCAGTCAGATCGGGGAAGAGtagtgttgattgtgtatgtggatgatatcattattactggggatgatcagaaaggtattgatgagctgaaacagttcttacagcgtcagtttcacaccaaagatttgggtaagctacgatatttcttgggtattgaggtagcaagatccAAGGAAGGAATCAGTTTATCTCAAAGAAAGTATACGctagatattctagaggagactggTTTATTAGGAGCAAAGCCTGCGGAGACTCCTATGGATCCAAACGTCAAATTGTGTATTGATCAGGGGGagatatttcctcatccagaccgttatcgtcgcttggtaggcaagctgaattatctcaccaatacacggcctgatatctcatttgctgtcaGTATGGTAAGTCAGTTCATGTCAGCTCCTCGTTTTCCACATTGGGACGCTTGTCttcgtattgtgaagtatctcaaggctcatcctggacgtggcttgttttatcgttcaaatggtcatttgcgtgtCGAAGCCTTTACTGAcgctgattgggcaggatcacCATCTGATAGACGGTCCACAACTGGgtactgtacttttgttggtggaaatttagttacctggaagagcaagaaacaaactgtggtTGCTCGTTCCAGTGCTGAAGCagagtatcgtgccatggctcatactacatgcgAGATTGTATGGTTGAGAGCTTTGCTCGAGGAGTTGGGGCTTGGTGTACAGTtacctattcctatgtattgtgataatcaggcagcaatacatatcgcttcgaatccggtatttcatgagagaaccaaacacatcgaggtagattgtcatattgttcgGGAGAAGATAGATAGTGGCCTGTTGGCTACCCCTTTCGTGTCTACAGGAGCTCAGTTGGCAGATATCTTCACCAAGTCTCTAgttaaaccacgtttagagttgttacgtaacaagctgggattttgtgatatttattctccagcttgagggggagtgttagaatagagttggacttagtcccacattggttgcttatgttatgtaactagtcgccacataatataaataaagctcacatgtgttagggttagttaacaccctatacacttttcctttctttctctcacaacaatTTTCTCTTGGTTGAACTTTGGTCCTGAGCTATGTAGCACCAAAGGGCGtcgtgtccacgtattggacacggggacacgtattggacacgccacgtggcgtgtcaaataatttttattattgtttGATAGGGTACACTGCTGGGGACACGCCtgggggtcaaaatgtaatattttttaaatttttggggttaatatgaaattattcaaaacatttgggttaaactataattatgcctttgaaatttttttatacaatttgtgaaattattttcatatacaatgattcataatttttttttatatatatgtacatatttatttatttatttatacacgtggtgtgtcccccactgtgtccgtatccccatttttttagaattgccgtgttCCGTGTtccgtatccgtgtccgtgtccgtgttaCATAGGTCTTGAGAAATTCATACGTTCACCGTCCTAGATGTTGTAGATATAGAGATTAAAGGCAAATACAATGGTATTTTGTCATCATTGTGCATGAGTAAGAGCTGCAAGTTCTCTGGGCTATAATTTCGTCAATAAGTCTAGAAATTTAAACATATTTTCTAAAGCTTATACCATCATTCTCGTTCTTATTTTATCGGGACCCCTCATTTAAGTGTTTCTTATTTATGCAACTATCATGGTTCATGTGTTGCTTTGGTTTGCTGTGAGCTTCATGTTTTAATTGTTCTGGAGTATTAAGTATAGAA
The sequence above is drawn from the Rhododendron vialii isolate Sample 1 chromosome 6a, ASM3025357v1 genome and encodes:
- the LOC131328895 gene encoding probable pectin methyltransferase QUA2, producing MSRPLLRGVSGGVRFAGKNDSWDDSQMKEKTEKEDLDKIRPSPDHTHMSFRFPFRLPFLDNSPSKNSFSENSFTTDPYATGSLRSRHKLTLLFLKFSLVMIVILALTGSFLWTISITSSSRGHIIRGNRRIQEKLVSDLWDIGELSLGASRFKELDFCPEESENHVPCFNVTESLALGFPESEEHDRHCLQGSRQNCLVLPPVNYKIPLRWPTGKDVIWVANVKITAQEVLSSGSLTKRMMMLEEEQISFRSASLMFDGVEDYSHQIAEMIGLRNESNLLQAGVRSILDIGCGYGSFGAHLFSKQLLTMCIANYEASGSQVQLTLERGLPAMIGSFTSKQLPYSSLSFDMVHCARCGIDWDQKEGNLLIEADRVLRPGGYFVWTSPLTNLQGSLRKKENQKRWNFVRTFAESLCWDMLPQQDETVVWKKTSKKACYGSRNSGSKPSLCSKAHDVETPYYRPLQSCIGGTQSRRWIPIEKRPTWPSRSKLNSDELAIYGVSPEDFAEDTQNWNSAVRNYWSLLSPLIFSDHPKRPGDEDPSPPYNMLRNVLDMNARFGGFNSALLEAGKSVWVMNVVPTSGPNSLPLILDRGFVGVLHDWCEAFPTYPRTYDMVHAEGLLSLVTVQQRRCTLLDLFSEIDRLLRPEGWVIFRDSASLIEIARALATRLKWDARVVEIESNSNERLLICQKPFFKKQPN